In a single window of the Borrelia puertoricensis genome:
- a CDS encoding DUF777 family protein: MNFNYEIYRMNQSMSGSALTQEESKEWIANNICISKIGIIKSFNSDTQEGIVEIDEYKGLEIHTRNISNINLSLHKDDRVVLLQSNINLFNTDDNIYFDKHHFYILSAIDPKHLKIYAKHKLDIRNEITSLKDILEAIVNAINNLRIIGNSSIDYSSLSYYTSKINSKINNLFN, translated from the coding sequence ATGAATTTTAATTATGAAATTTATAGAATGAATCAGAGCATGTCTGGTTCTGCTTTAACTCAAGAAGAGAGCAAAGAATGGATAGCTAACAATATATGCATATCAAAAATAGGAATTATAAAATCATTTAACAGCGATACTCAAGAAGGTATTGTAGAAATTGACGAATATAAAGGACTTGAGATTCACACTCGTAATATATCAAATATCAATCTAAGTCTTCACAAAGATGACAGAGTAGTACTTCTTCAATCAAACATTAATCTATTTAATACAGATGACAATATATATTTTGATAAACATCATTTTTATATATTAAGTGCAATTGACCCTAAGCATCTTAAAATATATGCTAAACATAAGTTGGATATACGTAATGAGATAACTAGTCTTAAAGACATCTTAGAGGCAATAGTAAATGCTATTAATAACTTAAGAATTATAGGAAATTCAAGCATTGATTACTCTTCTCTCTCTTACTATACATCAAAAATAAATAGCAAAATTAATAATTTATTTAATTAG
- a CDS encoding DUF693 family protein, whose translation MILLKYDFKIEFYSTTSSNKNITGDATPESSPKIIINTQHGIYVDISISNVYSSYNFVRAKQAKLVLWNLHLDFNNHIHEGDIVKIYYKKFAHEDSFTFIMAGYLGVPMSSDYPSGDFSIELELHLASKSNFFNRELETKQFKGMTVQDAINFAFPGRNIINMSTNDRLKIIEEHIYARTPKEFIEKLSKKYIQNVIADVGNGVDLVECNLIFTNHQLTGPDAHYESLEDYGLEFIPKQEITIGTTLNIRLIYWRAKLTYTHKLKVGDRVSFRDSLGNIIKSTICETSASLSNSGECSLTLKLYDDINHLKMK comes from the coding sequence GTGATATTACTTAAATATGATTTTAAGATTGAATTTTACTCTACTACTAGCTCAAATAAAAATATTACTGGTGATGCAACACCAGAATCTTCTCCTAAAATCATTATCAACACACAACATGGCATTTATGTTGATATCTCAATATCTAATGTTTATTCAAGTTACAATTTTGTAAGGGCAAAACAAGCCAAACTTGTTCTTTGGAATTTACACCTCGATTTCAACAATCATATACATGAAGGAGATATTGTAAAGATATACTATAAAAAATTTGCTCATGAAGACTCATTTACATTTATCATGGCAGGTTATCTGGGAGTCCCAATGAGCAGTGACTATCCTAGTGGTGATTTTAGCATAGAGCTTGAACTTCATTTAGCATCAAAGAGTAATTTCTTTAACCGAGAACTTGAAACAAAACAATTTAAAGGAATGACGGTCCAGGACGCTATAAACTTTGCCTTTCCGGGTAGAAATATAATCAATATGAGCACTAATGACAGACTTAAAATCATAGAAGAGCATATTTATGCTAGAACTCCAAAAGAATTTATAGAAAAATTATCTAAAAAATATATACAAAATGTTATTGCTGATGTTGGTAATGGAGTTGATTTGGTTGAATGTAATCTCATATTCACAAATCATCAATTAACCGGTCCTGATGCTCATTATGAGTCACTTGAAGATTATGGTCTTGAATTTATCCCAAAGCAAGAAATTACTATAGGCACTACTCTTAATATAAGACTTATATATTGGAGAGCAAAGCTTACTTATACTCATAAATTAAAAGTTGGTGACAGAGTATCATTTAGAGATTCTTTGGGGAATATAATAAAGAGCACGATTTGTGAAACTAGTGCTTCTCTAAGCAATTCTGGTGAGTGTTCACTTACCTTAAAGCTTTATGATGACATTAATCATCTAAAAATGAAATAA
- a CDS encoding DUF1463 family protein translates to MGLYDLKEVYLSISGRQINSGKLELTSEPTTRAVISNEDRGMPVISLRDPKTITYIFSIEVTLGSHDYILLTQISDDQFYNMNVSKEDKMMDLVFNDRITTKIISNCAVFTEEPSRSYSAEAEKVTFEIRAINCQKITPKN, encoded by the coding sequence ATGGGATTATATGATTTAAAGGAAGTTTATCTCTCTATCTCGGGAAGACAAATTAATAGTGGAAAATTAGAACTTACAAGTGAACCTACAACTAGAGCAGTAATTAGTAATGAAGATAGAGGAATGCCTGTTATCAGTCTTCGAGATCCCAAAACCATTACTTATATATTTAGTATTGAAGTAACACTTGGTAGTCATGATTACATATTACTAACTCAAATCTCTGATGACCAATTTTACAACATGAATGTAAGTAAAGAAGATAAAATGATGGATTTGGTATTTAATGATAGGATAACAACAAAAATAATCAGTAACTGTGCTGTATTTACTGAAGAACCATCAAGAAGTTACTCAGCAGAAGCAGAAAAAGTTACTTTTGAAATTAGAGCTATCAATTGCCAAAAAATAACACCTAAAAATTAA
- a CDS encoding DUF685 domain-containing protein, which yields MSTDERLLMDENEFIQIKDLNRVNDIKNSDLLLLDDGVASCNAITYENFLQKTKDKTFKGEGLSYFKEVIKDTIATELAENSEFTDKLYSKLLSKLMNNDSSYKSNLSSYIRSDLTSNMSSYSHFSSSDKFVTISSYNSLQKTTIPEYLTGIPSSFSLSRERSSSSYIYESSLRSKSYLLDMTSEYSNEDVKLIFYKSDDDKPIYLDIYLDVTINAGGSKYTKKVSVKYSDESQTSIIYYNSAKNAYIDTVVPLFRGWYIQKYRYLSGNRVPVLVKL from the coding sequence TTGTCAACAGATGAGAGACTTTTAATGGACGAGAATGAATTTATACAAATTAAAGATTTAAATAGGGTAAATGATATAAAAAATAGTGATTTACTTTTATTAGATGATGGTGTTGCAAGTTGTAATGCAATTACTTATGAAAACTTCCTTCAAAAGACTAAAGATAAAACGTTTAAAGGAGAAGGATTATCTTATTTTAAGGAAGTAATTAAAGACACTATTGCAACAGAACTTGCTGAGAATAGTGAATTTACAGATAAACTTTACTCTAAACTACTAAGCAAACTTATGAATAATGACTCAAGTTATAAGAGTAATTTATCTAGCTATATCAGAAGTGATCTTACAAGTAATATGAGTTCTTATTCGCATTTCTCTAGTTCAGACAAATTTGTTACTATATCAAGTTATAACTCGCTACAAAAAACTACAATACCAGAATATTTAACAGGCATTCCTTCAAGTTTTAGTTTATCAAGAGAGAGAAGCTCTAGTTCTTATATTTATGAATCCTCTCTTAGAAGTAAGTCTTACTTACTAGATATGACATCTGAGTACAGCAACGAAGATGTTAAACTTATATTTTATAAAAGTGATGATGATAAGCCTATTTATTTAGATATATATCTTGACGTAACAATTAATGCTGGTGGTAGCAAATATACAAAAAAAGTATCTGTTAAATATTCTGATGAATCACAAACATCAATAATATACTATAATAGTGCCAAAAATGCTTACATAGACACTGTAGTACCACTATTTAGAGGATGGTACATACAAAAATATAGATATCTAAGCGGAAATCGTGTTCCGGTTTTAGTAAAACTGTAA
- a CDS encoding DUF1473 family protein → MITRYKMNILSKDKTYEYQIKVLPVYTWDSILGFNQEEAINKLNDVKYLKEITNLMIKPGFLDEFYVILDYNREFISYYKDYLIAILYSIEFNTFHLDSEFKKPALLFLKEYENNVGDFVTFNYITDEFNYEHIISKLKSKANNETYR, encoded by the coding sequence ATGATTACAAGATATAAAATGAACATATTAAGCAAAGATAAAACTTATGAATACCAAATAAAAGTATTACCTGTTTATACGTGGGACTCTATACTTGGATTTAATCAAGAAGAAGCTATAAATAAACTTAATGATGTTAAGTATTTGAAAGAAATAACTAATTTAATGATCAAACCCGGGTTTTTAGATGAGTTTTACGTAATACTGGATTACAATAGAGAATTCATAAGTTATTATAAAGATTATCTTATTGCTATTCTTTATTCTATAGAGTTTAATACATTTCATTTAGACTCAGAATTTAAAAAACCAGCCCTCCTTTTTCTTAAAGAATATGAGAATAATGTTGGTGATTTTGTTACTTTTAATTACATTACCGATGAATTTAATTATGAACATATAATTTCAAAACTTAAATCAAAGGCTAATAATGAAACATATAGATAA
- a CDS encoding DUF759 family protein, whose product MDNKFTIKFKGILDHASTKKTLERDISKLEENLKPKLSSLKSTKDIIKANLKDKNAELAKQNKYERLRERVEKFRLTETKKLMKQGHSFEKAKREAFKRSTMSTKDLRNLEFKSLKENSKMQQNLIKKNNLTSKVIIGSAIGNIIASSIKGASSNMFAFAKSSVKDAAERKRIGTLNSRIFNSTEKGKLLNTISRIKTFERGREKEEFLNKAAVIKSTLNNLGMNNETNMRKAVELAAKLKASGLSSSDDAISSVVDLLRGEGGSIFNLMSQFDKFGNKYLEHAERKWQQDTFHDMGSRITKLDEVLSDFNELNLTNTTSSYDSATSSMDKIDEELKKLTASTLTPLMDFSAKALKKINEFNFHKDIVDPIINGIKSIFSLDRLIARLKSILPLWMGGDSGESLSKITHEDKSITTPPSGT is encoded by the coding sequence ATGGATAATAAATTTACCATCAAATTTAAAGGTATACTCGATCATGCATCAACGAAAAAAACATTAGAGAGAGACATATCAAAATTAGAAGAGAACTTAAAACCCAAACTTTCTTCTCTCAAAAGTACTAAAGATATAATTAAAGCTAATTTAAAAGATAAAAATGCAGAACTTGCAAAACAAAATAAATATGAACGTTTAAGAGAGCGAGTAGAGAAATTTAGACTTACTGAGACTAAAAAGCTAATGAAGCAAGGACACAGCTTCGAAAAAGCTAAACGAGAAGCTTTTAAACGATCTACTATGTCTACTAAAGACTTACGTAATTTAGAATTTAAATCACTTAAAGAAAACTCTAAAATGCAACAAAATTTAATAAAAAAAAACAATTTGACTTCTAAAGTCATAATAGGAAGTGCAATTGGTAATATAATAGCTAGTTCCATTAAAGGTGCTTCCTCTAATATGTTTGCATTTGCAAAATCATCAGTAAAAGATGCTGCAGAAAGAAAACGAATAGGTACCCTAAACTCTAGAATTTTTAACTCAACTGAAAAAGGCAAATTATTAAATACTATATCGAGAATTAAAACATTTGAAAGGGGAAGAGAGAAGGAAGAATTCTTAAATAAAGCTGCTGTTATTAAAAGCACTCTTAATAATCTGGGAATGAATAATGAAACTAATATGAGAAAAGCAGTAGAACTTGCAGCTAAACTTAAAGCTAGTGGACTCTCATCAAGTGATGATGCTATCTCTTCAGTTGTTGATTTACTTCGTGGAGAAGGTGGTTCAATCTTTAATTTAATGAGTCAATTTGATAAATTTGGTAACAAGTATCTTGAACATGCTGAGCGTAAATGGCAACAGGATACTTTTCACGATATGGGTTCAAGAATAACTAAACTTGATGAAGTTTTAAGTGATTTTAACGAATTAAATCTCACAAATACTACAAGCTCTTATGACTCTGCAACAAGTAGTATGGATAAGATAGATGAAGAATTAAAAAAACTAACTGCGTCCACATTAACACCTTTAATGGATTTTTCCGCTAAAGCACTTAAAAAGATAAATGAATTTAACTTTCACAAAGATATCGTTGATCCTATAATAAACGGAATTAAAAGCATTTTTAGTTTAGATAGACTTATTGCAAGACTTAAATCAATATTGCCCTTATGGATGGGAGGAGATAGTGGTGAGAGCTTATCAAAAATTACTCATGAAGATAAATCTATTACTACTCCTCCCAGTGGTACTTAA
- a CDS encoding DUF276 domain-containing protein (DUF276 is restricted to Borreliella and related spirochetes.), translated as MSIAFDNNFGILKQNISQIINTKREYLKQTHGIVIKDDPSSIYNIIAASLATVEEQIINELNIFMDKLKPQGEYWKAIESHISVKSTTHEALRNAILNLPNVKYVNIVSTAGKANIYLIVNDTILNDSKNTIKDSTFKANLWEVLYSTIPSGTILEGDIDIDGINSHNQVKSYKVSLGKTKYIYLKVKYKLDLKNHIYLNIDMQIREIYRRIINNNYSDMGISFEYQDFTAPVNEIKGIQELKINACIKDNPETSISNISASDFKENQDIEISPSEILNFSLTERLLIDIQT; from the coding sequence ATGAGTATTGCTTTTGATAATAATTTCGGCATTCTAAAACAAAATATCTCACAAATAATTAACACAAAGAGAGAATATTTAAAACAAACACACGGTATTGTGATAAAAGATGACCCATCATCCATTTACAACATCATAGCTGCTTCTCTTGCTACAGTTGAGGAACAAATAATTAATGAACTTAACATTTTTATGGATAAACTTAAACCACAAGGTGAGTATTGGAAGGCTATAGAGTCTCATATAAGTGTTAAAAGCACCACTCATGAAGCATTAAGAAATGCTATACTGAACTTACCGAATGTAAAATACGTTAACATTGTAAGCACAGCAGGAAAAGCTAATATTTATCTTATTGTTAATGATACCATCTTAAACGACTCTAAGAACACAATTAAAGATTCTACATTCAAAGCAAACCTTTGGGAAGTACTTTATAGCACTATTCCTAGTGGAACTATCTTAGAAGGTGATATTGATATTGATGGAATAAATAGCCACAATCAAGTTAAATCTTATAAAGTTTCTCTAGGAAAGACTAAATATATCTATCTTAAAGTAAAATACAAACTTGACCTTAAAAATCACATTTATCTCAATATCGACATGCAAATAAGAGAAATATACAGGAGAATTATCAATAATAATTACTCTGACATGGGAATTAGTTTTGAATATCAAGATTTTACTGCTCCGGTTAATGAGATAAAAGGCATTCAAGAACTTAAAATTAATGCCTGCATTAAAGACAATCCTGAGACAAGTATAAGTAACATTAGCGCAAGTGATTTTAAAGAGAATCAAGATATTGAAATCAGTCCATCAGAAATACTTAACTTCAGTCTCACTGAGAGACTACTTATTGATATTCAAACTTAA
- a CDS encoding DUF792 family protein, protein MQPMEIFQIIKDTVTQIFALFSTDNFIVLFPRPDLKGLGYLPQLFFIKPKFELITRTYNTTCSKRPVINYYLRKAEYVSYNPVLTGEVIALNGGVLTSLYKNMLAPLKLTPFGNSLLEFDSNLVKEQLAGRLQAQVPFTAYSPTFGIKELVVITSLTFKDVPFIDEVELNLNMEVIKTFHLDKYKG, encoded by the coding sequence ATGCAACCTATGGAAATATTTCAAATTATTAAAGATACTGTAACACAAATATTTGCTTTATTTAGCACAGATAATTTTATTGTTCTCTTCCCAAGACCTGATCTTAAGGGACTTGGGTATTTGCCCCAATTATTCTTTATTAAACCTAAATTTGAACTTATAACTCGTACTTATAACACCACATGTTCCAAACGTCCTGTAATTAATTACTACTTAAGGAAAGCTGAATATGTAAGTTATAACCCTGTACTTACAGGAGAAGTTATTGCTTTAAATGGTGGTGTACTTACAAGTCTTTATAAGAATATGTTAGCTCCACTGAAATTAACTCCTTTTGGTAACTCACTACTTGAATTTGATAGTAATTTAGTTAAAGAACAACTGGCTGGTAGACTTCAAGCACAAGTTCCCTTTACTGCTTATAGTCCAACTTTTGGCATTAAAGAATTAGTTGTAATTACTTCCCTAACATTTAAAGATGTGCCTTTCATAGATGAAGTTGAGCTTAATCTTAACATGGAAGTTATTAAAACCTTTCATTTGGATAAATACAAAGGATAA
- a CDS encoding DUF1322 family protein, producing MKHIDKFVESINATRTRYFALIDDIKRHKYWLPIITGICSYREIKCMTYDEFIEVSNIAEAKLEKEILELILSK from the coding sequence ATGAAACATATAGATAAATTTGTTGAGAGTATTAATGCTACTCGTACTCGTTACTTTGCTTTAATTGACGATATAAAAAGACATAAATATTGGCTACCAATAATTACTGGTATTTGTTCTTACAGAGAAATTAAATGTATGACATACGATGAATTTATAGAAGTAAGCAATATTGCTGAAGCTAAGCTAGAGAAGGAAATTCTTGAACTGATTTTATCTAAATAA
- a CDS encoding DUF735 family protein: MSIPGFLHKTQIEKFIRSELDYANKILAEIKSLNSNFSGIIASNYLSSHFIAVWLSNVFKTFHYKSRPLKELASNIDSVIFALRHIGTDESFIRLFKAFLNVDIEITTPEAGVISIKLLGSIKTNFISYITPSTAVGVKPKRIRLRQSKQGYEDKYKTLAFNFIPKGYSHSIYAFIKGMIPIGRKLKIIDNQNIEVVSFN, from the coding sequence TTGAGCATACCAGGTTTTCTTCATAAAACACAAATAGAAAAATTTATACGTTCAGAATTAGATTATGCAAATAAAATACTTGCTGAAATTAAGAGCTTAAATTCTAATTTCTCTGGTATTATTGCTAGTAACTATCTATCTTCTCATTTTATTGCTGTCTGGTTATCAAACGTATTTAAAACTTTTCACTATAAAAGTCGCCCATTAAAAGAGCTTGCAAGCAATATTGACAGCGTCATTTTTGCTTTAAGACATATTGGTACTGATGAGTCATTTATTAGATTATTTAAAGCTTTTCTTAATGTTGATATTGAAATTACAACACCAGAAGCTGGAGTTATTAGTATTAAATTACTTGGAAGTATAAAAACTAATTTTATATCATATATTACTCCTAGTACTGCTGTTGGAGTAAAACCCAAACGTATACGCTTACGTCAATCAAAACAAGGATACGAAGATAAATATAAAACACTAGCATTCAATTTTATTCCTAAAGGATATTCTCATTCAATTTATGCTTTTATTAAAGGCATGATTCCTATAGGAAGAAAACTTAAAATTATTGACAATCAAAATATAGAAGTTGTTTCTTTTAACTAA